The following coding sequences lie in one Mycobacterium gordonae genomic window:
- a CDS encoding carbohydrate kinase family protein translates to MTSPVDIAVVGVHVLDTHVLGVTSIPDGSEGQLVETIKISPAGTAGGTAVVLSRLGARVRSYGAVGADALGDTLLGLLKARGVDIGGIARTTVSQTSASVIPVRPNGDRPAWHCPGANAALTLDMLDLDDIARGAHLHVGGPEFLGGAAAATLLRRAKDSGLTTSVDILAGGNPGLLAWIADALPYTDYLLPNDEQVLGFTGAADLEAGAKSLLEAGAGCVAVTRGGEGALVVTPEATVAVPAYAVDVVDTTGCGDAFSAGFILGRAFGRDLVESARLGCATAAQVAGGVGTDAGSYDLASVDAFMTQNQGPG, encoded by the coding sequence ATGACGAGCCCAGTCGACATCGCCGTCGTCGGCGTGCACGTTCTCGATACCCACGTCCTCGGGGTCACCTCGATTCCCGACGGTTCCGAGGGACAGCTGGTCGAGACCATCAAGATCTCCCCGGCCGGCACGGCGGGCGGCACGGCCGTTGTCTTGAGTCGCCTGGGCGCCCGGGTCCGCTCCTACGGAGCCGTCGGGGCCGACGCACTCGGCGACACCCTGCTGGGGTTGCTCAAAGCCAGAGGCGTCGACATCGGCGGCATCGCGCGCACAACGGTCAGTCAGACCTCGGCGTCGGTCATCCCGGTGCGTCCCAACGGCGACCGCCCAGCCTGGCATTGTCCGGGCGCCAACGCCGCACTCACTCTCGACATGCTCGATCTCGACGACATCGCCCGCGGGGCGCACCTGCATGTGGGCGGACCGGAATTTCTCGGTGGAGCGGCCGCCGCGACCCTGCTCCGTCGGGCCAAAGACAGCGGGCTGACGACGTCGGTCGACATCCTCGCCGGCGGCAACCCCGGCTTGCTGGCATGGATCGCCGACGCGCTGCCTTACACCGACTACCTGCTGCCCAACGACGAACAGGTGCTCGGTTTCACCGGCGCGGCCGATCTGGAGGCCGGGGCGAAATCCCTGCTGGAAGCCGGCGCCGGCTGCGTCGCGGTGACCAGAGGGGGCGAGGGCGCACTCGTCGTCACACCCGAGGCAACGGTCGCGGTGCCCGCGTACGCGGTCGACGTCGTCGACACCACCGGCTGCGGTGACGCGTTCTCGGCGGGCTTCATTCTCGGTCGCGCGTTCGGACGTGACCTGGTCGAGTCGGCCCGGTTGGGATGCGCGACCGCCGCACAGGTTGCGGGGGGAGTGGGTACCGACGCGGGGTCCTACGACCTGGCCTCGGTGGACGCCTTCATGACTCAGAACCAGGGGCCCGGGTAG